One Vigna unguiculata cultivar IT97K-499-35 chromosome 11, ASM411807v1, whole genome shotgun sequence DNA window includes the following coding sequences:
- the LOC114170005 gene encoding SUMO-activating enzyme subunit 1A-like isoform X2 — MEGDGEELTAQETALYDRQIRVWGADAQRRLSKAHVLVYGMKGTVAEFCKNIVLAGVGSLTLVDDRVATEEALSSNFLIPPVEDVYGGKTLAELCCNSLKDFNPMVRVSVEKGDLSSFGVEFFSKLDVVVVSCCSLSAKKLANDKCRKLSKRVAFYAVDCRDSCGEVFVDLQDYKYSKKKQDETVECDLKYPSFEDALSVPWRSLPKRMSKLYFAMRVIEKFEEAEGRSAGEVSIADLSAVLKLKKDLCTAQSLNESHVPDTLLERLVTNATEFPPVCALMGGILGQEVIKAISGKGDPLKNFFFFDVFDGKGIIEDISAN; from the exons ATGGAGGGCGACGGCGAGGAGTTGACGGCGCAGGAGACTGCTTTGTATGATCGACAAATCAGGGTTTGGGGAGCCGATGCTCAAAGAAg ATTAAGCAAAGCTCATGTCTTGGTCTATGGAATGAAAGGAACTGTAGCTGAG TTTTGCAAGAATATTGTTCTTGCTGGAGTAGGTAGTCTGACTTTAGTAGATGATCGGGTTGCTACTGAGGAGGCACTTTCCTCAAATTTTCTCATCCCTCCTGTTGAGGATGTGTATGGTGGAAAGACCCTTGCCGAGCTTTGTTGTAATTCTCTTAAAGATTTCAATCCTATGGTTCGTGTTTCAGTTGAGAAAG GGGATTTGTCAAGCTTTGGTGTTGAATTCTTCAGCAAGCTCGATGTTGTGGTCGTCAGTTGTTGCTCACTTTCAGCCAAA AAACTGGCTAATGACAAATGCAGAAAGCTATCAAAACGTGTAGCATTTTATGCTGTTGACTGTAGGGATTCTTGTGGTGAAGTTTTCGTTGATTTGCAGgattataaatattcaaag AAAAAACAGGATGAAACCGTTGAATGCGATTTGAAATATCCTTCTTTTGAG GATGCATTGTCAGTACCTTGGAGGTCACTTCCCAAGAGAATGTCAAAGCTGTACTTTGCAATGAGAG TAATTGAAAAGTTTGAAGAGGCCGAAGGACGTAGTGCTGGGGAAGTTTCAATTGCAGATCTTTCTGCTGTTCTCAAGCTGAAAAAGGACCTATGCACCGCACAA TCTCTCAACGAATCTCATGTGCCTGACACTCTTTTAGAAAGATTGGTGACAAATGCAACAGAATTTCCTCCTGTTTGTGCTCTTATGGGGGGAATTCTTGGACAG GAGGTTATCAAAGCAATTTCTGGAAAAGGAGATCCGCTaaagaattttttcttttttgatgtTTTCGATGGGAAGGGCATTATAGAAGACATATCTGCGAATTGA
- the LOC114170005 gene encoding SUMO-activating enzyme subunit 1A-like isoform X1 has product MEGDGEELTAQETALYDRQIRVWGADAQRRLSKAHVLVYGMKGTVAEFCKNIVLAGVGSLTLVDDRVATEEALSSNFLIPPVEDVYGGKTLAELCCNSLKDFNPMVRVSVEKGDLSSFGVEFFSKLDVVVVSCCSLSAKVKLANDKCRKLSKRVAFYAVDCRDSCGEVFVDLQDYKYSKKKQDETVECDLKYPSFEDALSVPWRSLPKRMSKLYFAMRVIEKFEEAEGRSAGEVSIADLSAVLKLKKDLCTAQSLNESHVPDTLLERLVTNATEFPPVCALMGGILGQEVIKAISGKGDPLKNFFFFDVFDGKGIIEDISAN; this is encoded by the exons ATGGAGGGCGACGGCGAGGAGTTGACGGCGCAGGAGACTGCTTTGTATGATCGACAAATCAGGGTTTGGGGAGCCGATGCTCAAAGAAg ATTAAGCAAAGCTCATGTCTTGGTCTATGGAATGAAAGGAACTGTAGCTGAG TTTTGCAAGAATATTGTTCTTGCTGGAGTAGGTAGTCTGACTTTAGTAGATGATCGGGTTGCTACTGAGGAGGCACTTTCCTCAAATTTTCTCATCCCTCCTGTTGAGGATGTGTATGGTGGAAAGACCCTTGCCGAGCTTTGTTGTAATTCTCTTAAAGATTTCAATCCTATGGTTCGTGTTTCAGTTGAGAAAG GGGATTTGTCAAGCTTTGGTGTTGAATTCTTCAGCAAGCTCGATGTTGTGGTCGTCAGTTGTTGCTCACTTTCAGCCAAAGTA AAACTGGCTAATGACAAATGCAGAAAGCTATCAAAACGTGTAGCATTTTATGCTGTTGACTGTAGGGATTCTTGTGGTGAAGTTTTCGTTGATTTGCAGgattataaatattcaaag AAAAAACAGGATGAAACCGTTGAATGCGATTTGAAATATCCTTCTTTTGAG GATGCATTGTCAGTACCTTGGAGGTCACTTCCCAAGAGAATGTCAAAGCTGTACTTTGCAATGAGAG TAATTGAAAAGTTTGAAGAGGCCGAAGGACGTAGTGCTGGGGAAGTTTCAATTGCAGATCTTTCTGCTGTTCTCAAGCTGAAAAAGGACCTATGCACCGCACAA TCTCTCAACGAATCTCATGTGCCTGACACTCTTTTAGAAAGATTGGTGACAAATGCAACAGAATTTCCTCCTGTTTGTGCTCTTATGGGGGGAATTCTTGGACAG GAGGTTATCAAAGCAATTTCTGGAAAAGGAGATCCGCTaaagaattttttcttttttgatgtTTTCGATGGGAAGGGCATTATAGAAGACATATCTGCGAATTGA